The Flavobacterium marginilacus genome window below encodes:
- a CDS encoding GntR family transcriptional regulator has protein sequence MIKIINIDEDSRVPKYKQIVDSILTNIGNGSLKINQKIPSINSFSEEFYMSRDTVEKAYNILKERKIITSIRGKGYYITQTKLVSKVNVLFVYNKLSSYKMATYNSFIDAIGANAHTDLQIYHCDETLFLNLLDKYEGAYDYYIITTHFKTDKLKHSSYTDAVINAINKIPKEKLIIMDNIKLGINNDVIKIYQDFENDIYNALKEGLDKIKNYTRIILVYPEKAVYPYPRRILHGFKKFCVEFEINYEILDEIYDDIILKKGDLFITIEESDLVNLVKQIRDNQMKLGKHIGVISYNDTPLKELLGITVISTDFKIMGETAAQMILNKEIGQVKVPFNFIDRRSI, from the coding sequence ATGATAAAGATTATTAACATTGACGAGGACTCGCGCGTACCAAAATACAAGCAGATTGTTGATTCAATTTTAACTAATATTGGCAATGGAAGTTTAAAAATAAATCAAAAAATTCCATCGATTAATAGTTTTAGTGAAGAGTTTTATATGTCTAGAGATACTGTTGAAAAGGCATATAACATTTTAAAAGAACGAAAAATCATTACTTCAATCCGGGGAAAAGGATATTATATTACACAGACCAAACTGGTTTCGAAAGTAAATGTGCTGTTTGTCTATAATAAATTAAGTTCCTATAAAATGGCAACTTATAATTCTTTTATTGACGCCATTGGAGCCAATGCCCACACCGATCTTCAGATTTATCACTGTGATGAAACACTGTTTCTGAATCTCCTTGACAAATACGAAGGTGCATATGATTACTACATAATTACTACTCATTTTAAAACTGACAAATTAAAACACAGCAGTTATACTGATGCGGTTATTAACGCGATTAATAAAATTCCTAAGGAAAAACTGATTATTATGGATAATATCAAGTTGGGAATTAACAATGATGTTATTAAAATTTATCAGGATTTTGAAAATGATATTTACAATGCACTGAAAGAAGGTTTAGACAAAATAAAAAACTATACCCGGATAATTTTAGTATATCCGGAGAAAGCTGTCTATCCATACCCTAGAAGAATCCTGCATGGTTTCAAGAAATTCTGCGTCGAATTCGAAATCAATTATGAGATTTTAGATGAAATATATGATGACATTATTCTTAAAAAAGGAGATTTATTCATCACCATCGAAGAATCAGATCTGGTAAATCTGGTGAAACAGATCAGAGACAACCAAATGAAACTAGGCAAACACATTGGCGTTATCTCTTATAACGATACACCACTGAAAGAACTATTGGGCATTACTGTAATATCAACAGATTTTAAAATAATGGGGGAAACTGCAGCGCAGATGATTTTAAACAAAGAAATCGGACAGGTAAAAGTTCCGTTTAATTTCATCGACAGAAGATCCATTTAA
- the rhaT gene encoding L-rhamnose/proton symporter RhaT produces the protein MESILGILFHSIGGFSSGSFYMPFKKVKGWAWESYWLIGGFFSWLIVPPIAAYLTIPNFAEIISVASPSIKALAFSMGLIWGIGGLTYGLGVRYLGMSLGNSIVLGFCSAFGALVPSIYYNFYPSEGKVSFTEMLASSGGKLVLLGVLVCLIGIAISGKAGMLKEKDFAVGHEDKDRDFSLVKGLIIAVISGILSSFFNFGIEVGKPLAEAAVVSGCNPLFQNNVTYIVVLWGGLTTNFIWCIYLNFKNKTFGDYTNTAAPISKNVMFSALAGTMWFLQFFFYGMGESKLGNGASSWILHMATIILTANFWGFYLKEWSGVSKKTFNTFLLGIGLIMLSIVLVGIGNSL, from the coding sequence ATGGAATCAATACTCGGAATTCTTTTTCATTCTATCGGCGGATTTTCATCGGGCAGTTTCTATATGCCTTTCAAAAAAGTTAAAGGCTGGGCTTGGGAAAGCTATTGGCTGATAGGTGGTTTTTTTTCTTGGTTAATTGTTCCGCCGATTGCGGCTTATCTGACCATACCTAATTTTGCTGAAATTATTAGTGTGGCTTCACCTTCTATAAAAGCGCTTGCTTTTTCGATGGGACTGATTTGGGGAATTGGAGGACTTACATATGGTCTTGGTGTCCGTTACTTGGGAATGTCATTAGGGAATTCAATAGTATTGGGTTTTTGTTCTGCTTTTGGAGCATTAGTTCCGTCAATCTATTATAATTTTTATCCATCAGAAGGGAAAGTTTCTTTTACAGAAATGCTTGCCAGCTCTGGAGGTAAATTGGTTTTGCTTGGAGTTTTGGTCTGTTTGATTGGAATTGCGATTTCTGGAAAAGCTGGAATGCTTAAAGAGAAAGATTTTGCAGTAGGACATGAGGATAAAGACAGGGATTTTAGTTTAGTAAAGGGTTTGATTATTGCAGTGATTTCTGGAATATTAAGCTCTTTTTTCAATTTTGGAATAGAAGTAGGGAAACCTCTTGCTGAAGCAGCTGTGGTTAGCGGCTGTAATCCTTTGTTCCAAAACAATGTAACTTATATCGTTGTGCTTTGGGGCGGATTGACTACAAACTTTATTTGGTGTATCTATCTTAATTTTAAAAACAAAACTTTTGGTGATTACACTAATACGGCAGCTCCAATAAGTAAGAACGTTATGTTTTCGGCTTTGGCAGGAACGATGTGGTTTTTGCAGTTCTTCTTTTATGGTATGGGTGAAAGCAAATTAGGAAACGGAGCAAGTTCTTGGATTCTGCACATGGCAACAATTATTTTGACTGCTAACTTCTGGGGATTTTATTTAAAAGAATGGTCTGGAGTTTCCAAAAAAACATTTAATACTTTCTTATTAGGAATTGGATTGATTATGCTTTCGATTGTATTAGTAGGAATTGGCAATTCACTATAA
- a CDS encoding bifunctional aldolase/short-chain dehydrogenase, whose protein sequence is MSNINTGNMTFKHVSYLWDEAKAQELAGDEVALFIYRSNILGADLRLTNYGGGNTSVKITDKDPLTGEASEVMWIKGSGGDIGTLTKSGCAALYLERLRNLENVYRGIEFEDEMVELFNHCIFDLASKAPSIDTPLHGFLPFKHIDHLHPDAAIAIAAAKDGKQITEELFNGEIGWVGWQRPGFDLGLQMRACLEEAEARGKKLKGVMLGSHGLFTWGDTSYESYINTLEVIEKCAEYLESNYGKKRPVFGGQKLESLNPDARQLQAAKVAPILRGFCSSERKMIGHYTDDARVLEFINSNDLEKLAPLGTSCPDHFLRTKISPLVLELDPNEDLSDLNAIKAKLTPAFEAYRKMYAAYYDTCKKSNSPAMRDPNPVVILYPGVGMFTFAKDKTMARLASEYYINAVNVMKGAEAVSEYTSLPRQEAFDIEYWLLEEAKLQRMPKPKALSGRVALVTGSGGGIGKAIAKKFAEEGACVILNDIDEERLAGAKAEFVKMFGKDAVSSTLLNVTNEASAEKAYDASALAFGGVDIVVNNAGISISKSIAEHSLEEWDRLYDILVKGQFIVSKAGIEVMRKQGFGGDIVNIVSKNAVVAGPNNPGYGSAKAAQAHLTRLMSAELGADKIRVNTVNPDAVISDSNIWSGGWAEGRAKAYGVTVAELPAYYAKRTLLNEIILPDDIANACFAFVGGLLSKSTGNALNVDGGVAMGFYR, encoded by the coding sequence ATGTCAAATATAAATACTGGGAATATGACTTTTAAGCACGTAAGTTATCTTTGGGATGAGGCTAAAGCACAAGAATTAGCTGGGGATGAAGTAGCGCTTTTTATTTATCGCTCTAATATATTAGGGGCTGATTTAAGATTAACAAATTATGGAGGTGGAAACACTTCAGTTAAAATTACTGATAAAGATCCTTTAACGGGTGAAGCATCTGAAGTAATGTGGATTAAAGGTTCGGGCGGCGACATCGGGACATTGACAAAATCAGGCTGTGCGGCTTTATATTTAGAAAGACTTCGTAATCTTGAAAACGTATACAGAGGAATAGAATTTGAAGATGAAATGGTGGAATTATTCAACCACTGTATTTTTGATTTAGCTTCAAAAGCTCCTTCGATTGATACGCCTTTGCACGGATTTTTGCCATTTAAACATATTGACCACTTACATCCGGACGCGGCTATTGCGATTGCAGCAGCAAAAGACGGAAAACAAATTACCGAAGAATTATTCAACGGAGAAATTGGCTGGGTAGGATGGCAGCGTCCTGGCTTTGATCTAGGACTGCAAATGCGCGCATGCCTAGAGGAAGCTGAAGCCCGCGGTAAAAAATTAAAAGGGGTAATGTTAGGATCTCACGGTTTGTTTACCTGGGGAGATACATCTTATGAGAGTTATATAAATACACTTGAGGTAATTGAAAAATGTGCCGAGTATTTAGAAAGCAATTATGGAAAAAAACGTCCTGTTTTCGGAGGTCAGAAATTAGAGAGTTTGAATCCGGACGCACGTCAGCTGCAGGCTGCGAAAGTAGCTCCGATTTTAAGAGGTTTCTGTTCATCTGAAAGAAAAATGATTGGTCATTATACAGATGATGCAAGAGTTTTAGAGTTCATTAATTCTAATGATTTAGAGAAATTGGCTCCTCTGGGGACTTCATGTCCGGATCACTTTTTGAGAACAAAAATCAGTCCTTTGGTTTTAGAATTAGATCCAAATGAAGATTTATCTGATTTGAATGCCATCAAAGCTAAATTAACTCCAGCTTTTGAGGCGTACAGAAAAATGTATGCTGCTTATTACGATACTTGTAAAAAATCGAATTCACCTGCAATGCGTGATCCAAATCCAGTGGTAATTTTATACCCAGGAGTAGGTATGTTCACTTTTGCAAAAGATAAAACGATGGCTCGTTTGGCATCTGAATATTATATCAACGCTGTAAATGTAATGAAAGGTGCTGAAGCAGTTTCTGAATACACTTCATTACCGCGCCAGGAAGCTTTTGACATTGAATACTGGCTGTTGGAAGAAGCTAAATTACAGCGTATGCCAAAACCAAAAGCATTGTCTGGAAGAGTAGCACTTGTTACTGGTTCAGGAGGCGGAATTGGTAAAGCTATCGCTAAAAAATTCGCCGAAGAAGGTGCATGTGTTATCCTTAATGATATTGATGAAGAGCGTTTAGCAGGTGCTAAGGCTGAATTTGTTAAAATGTTTGGAAAAGATGCAGTATCCAGTACTCTTTTAAATGTAACAAATGAAGCAAGTGCCGAAAAAGCGTATGATGCATCAGCATTGGCTTTTGGAGGTGTTGATATTGTTGTAAATAATGCAGGTATCAGTATTTCAAAATCTATTGCAGAACATTCTCTTGAAGAATGGGACAGATTGTATGATATTTTGGTGAAAGGACAATTCATTGTTTCAAAAGCTGGAATTGAAGTAATGCGTAAACAAGGTTTTGGCGGTGATATCGTAAACATTGTATCTAAAAATGCTGTAGTTGCAGGACCAAATAATCCTGGATATGGCTCAGCCAAAGCGGCTCAGGCACATTTAACACGTTTGATGTCTGCTGAATTAGGAGCTGATAAAATCCGTGTAAATACTGTAAATCCAGATGCTGTAATCTCTGATTCAAACATTTGGTCAGGAGGCTGGGCAGAAGGCCGTGCGAAAGCATACGGTGTTACGGTTGCAGAATTGCCGGCATATTATGCAAAACGTACTTTATTAAACGAAATTATACTGCCAGATGATATTGCTAATGCTTGTTTTGCATTTGTTGGAGGTTTGTTGAGTAAATCAACAGGAAATGCTCTGAATGTAGACGGAGGAGTAGCAATGGGCTTTTATAGATAA
- a CDS encoding TIM barrel protein: protein MLIESNKIASHNDDLLKSHSNKLIFTVSEIADSEAIIQKLIDFQIAIPSWALGTGGTRFGRFAGGGEPRSLEEKIEDVGLLHALNNASGAISLHIPWDIPQDHKAIKSLAAQHNLLFDAVNSNTFQDQANSEYSYRYGSLQNVNKAVRKQAVDHNIEVIKQGIELGSESLTVWLADGSNFPGQLNFRKAYENTLESLQEIYAALPSNWKLFLEYKCAEPNFYSTTVADWGQSYSYVKKLGDKAKTLVDLGHHLPNANIEQIVSLLLMEDKLGGFHFNDSKYGDDDLTAGALKPYQLFLIFNELVEGMDARGMNHAKDLGWMIDASHNIKDPLEDLLQSVEAIMIAYAQALSVDRKALEIAQAENDVVKAQEILQNAFRTDVRALVAEARLRNGAALNPVALYRNLNVRKELIGERGLKTMATGL from the coding sequence ATGTTAATAGAATCAAACAAAATAGCTTCACATAATGACGATTTATTAAAAAGTCATTCCAATAAATTAATTTTTACCGTTTCTGAAATAGCAGACAGCGAGGCAATTATTCAAAAATTAATTGATTTTCAAATTGCAATTCCATCTTGGGCACTAGGAACAGGAGGTACTCGTTTTGGACGTTTTGCCGGAGGAGGAGAGCCGCGCTCATTAGAAGAAAAAATAGAAGATGTAGGTTTGCTTCATGCACTTAATAATGCTTCGGGAGCTATCTCGCTGCATATTCCGTGGGATATTCCGCAAGATCATAAAGCCATAAAAAGCTTAGCGGCACAGCATAACTTATTGTTTGATGCGGTGAATTCCAACACTTTTCAAGATCAGGCTAATTCTGAATATTCATACAGATATGGTTCGTTGCAAAATGTAAATAAAGCGGTACGTAAACAAGCCGTAGATCATAACATCGAAGTTATCAAACAAGGTATTGAATTAGGATCTGAATCATTGACTGTTTGGTTAGCAGACGGATCTAATTTTCCAGGTCAATTAAATTTCAGAAAAGCTTACGAAAATACTTTAGAAAGTTTGCAGGAAATTTATGCAGCTCTTCCATCAAACTGGAAACTGTTTTTAGAATACAAATGTGCGGAGCCTAATTTCTATTCTACTACTGTTGCCGATTGGGGACAGTCGTATTCGTATGTAAAAAAATTAGGGGACAAAGCAAAAACATTAGTTGATTTAGGACATCATCTGCCAAATGCAAATATTGAACAGATTGTTTCTTTACTGCTGATGGAAGATAAATTGGGTGGATTCCACTTCAATGATTCAAAATATGGCGATGACGATTTAACAGCTGGAGCTTTGAAACCATACCAATTATTCTTGATTTTTAACGAATTGGTTGAAGGTATGGATGCAAGAGGAATGAATCACGCCAAAGATTTAGGCTGGATGATAGATGCTTCACACAATATCAAAGATCCTTTGGAAGATTTATTGCAGTCTGTTGAAGCGATTATGATTGCTTATGCGCAAGCACTTTCGGTAGACAGAAAAGCATTAGAAATTGCACAAGCAGAAAATGACGTAGTAAAAGCTCAGGAAATTTTGCAGAATGCTTTCCGCACAGACGTTCGCGCATTAGTTGCTGAAGCTCGTTTGCGCAATGGAGCAGCATTAAATCCTGTTGCATTGTACCGTAATCTGAATGTAAGAAAAGAACTTATTGGTGAAAGAGGACTTAAAACAATGGCTACAGGCTTATAA
- a CDS encoding FGGY-family carbohydrate kinase — MIKVNAVFDIGKTNKKFFLFDDDYNEVYRDYVNLPLTVDEDGFETEDLAALKRWIKDTFDSVLESAEFDVRTLNFSSYGASLVHLDYKGKPLTPLYNYIKELPEEILEDFYSKYGDALTFGAETASPPQSGLLNSGMQLYWIKKTKPEIFAQIKCSLHLPQYLSYLFTGIPVSEYTSIGCHTNLWNYEHEEYHKWVHDEGIDKILPPIVPTSASINTIYKNKKIKIGVGIHDSSSALLPYVLSKKKPFLLLSTGTWSIALNPFNSENLNKEDISNNCLNYLRIDGKRVKASRFFMGNEYRLQVEKLCEYYKKEYGYHREVKFDQNIYLNLIEKPAVYFKFEGISLQRLPQKTELNLFDTFEEAYHQLMIELMELQVDTINKAIGNSKIKKIFIDGGFTDNDVFMKLMSHHFSSFKVLSTHSPLGSALGAAMVISEKQITSQFLKENYRMKKLVPLLF, encoded by the coding sequence ATGATTAAGGTAAATGCAGTATTTGATATTGGGAAAACGAATAAAAAGTTTTTTCTTTTTGACGACGACTATAATGAAGTATATCGCGATTACGTAAATCTTCCGCTTACAGTAGATGAAGACGGTTTTGAAACCGAAGATTTAGCAGCATTGAAACGTTGGATAAAAGATACTTTTGATTCTGTTTTAGAGTCCGCAGAATTTGATGTCAGAACGTTGAATTTTTCGTCTTATGGCGCAAGTTTGGTTCATCTGGATTATAAAGGAAAACCGCTAACGCCGCTTTATAATTACATAAAAGAGCTTCCAGAGGAAATTCTGGAGGATTTTTACAGCAAATATGGAGATGCTCTTACATTTGGTGCCGAAACTGCTTCGCCGCCACAATCAGGATTGTTGAACTCTGGTATGCAGCTTTACTGGATCAAAAAAACCAAGCCTGAAATATTTGCTCAGATAAAATGCAGCCTGCATCTGCCACAATATCTGTCTTATTTATTTACAGGAATTCCTGTGAGTGAATATACCAGTATTGGATGCCATACTAATTTATGGAATTATGAGCACGAAGAGTATCATAAATGGGTTCATGATGAGGGTATTGATAAAATACTGCCTCCAATTGTTCCAACTTCTGCCAGTATTAATACGATATATAAAAATAAAAAAATAAAAATTGGAGTGGGGATTCATGACAGTTCCTCTGCCTTGTTGCCTTATGTTTTAAGTAAAAAGAAACCATTTTTACTGCTTTCAACAGGTACCTGGAGCATTGCGCTGAATCCGTTTAATTCCGAAAATTTAAATAAAGAAGATATCTCAAACAATTGTTTGAATTATCTGCGTATTGACGGTAAAAGAGTTAAAGCTTCCCGTTTTTTTATGGGTAATGAATACCGACTGCAGGTTGAAAAACTTTGCGAATACTATAAAAAGGAGTATGGCTATCACCGCGAAGTAAAATTCGACCAGAATATTTATTTGAATTTAATTGAAAAACCAGCAGTTTACTTTAAATTTGAGGGGATTTCTCTGCAGCGTCTGCCACAAAAAACAGAATTGAATTTATTCGATACTTTTGAAGAGGCTTATCATCAGTTAATGATTGAGTTAATGGAACTGCAGGTAGATACTATCAATAAAGCTATTGGAAACAGTAAAATTAAAAAGATATTTATTGACGGCGGATTTACTGATAATGATGTTTTTATGAAATTGATGTCACATCATTTCAGTTCATTTAAAGTTTTATCTACACACTCGCCATTAGGTTCCGCTTTAGGAGCAGCAATGGTTATTTCAGAAAAACAAATTACATCCCAGTTTCTTAAAGAAAATTACAGGATGAAAAAATTGGTTCCTTTATTATTTTAA
- a CDS encoding (Fe-S)-binding protein — MRIGLFIPCYVDQFYPKIGIATLELLQKLGCDVDFPMKQTCCGQPMANSGYQHLTEGCDANFIANFTGFDYIVCPSGSCVMHVKEHLHSDTNKELAAKIRSTVYELTEFITDVLKIESIEGDFPFKVGMHQSCHGQRGLKLSQMSELNAPSFSKPRQLLTKIKGIDLVSLSRKDECCGFGGTFCVTEEAISVKMGQDRIKDHEKHQVDYITGADMSCLMHLEGILRRQQSPIKTIHIAEILNTLKR, encoded by the coding sequence ATGAGAATTGGACTTTTCATTCCCTGCTATGTAGACCAATTTTACCCAAAAATTGGTATTGCTACACTTGAGTTATTGCAAAAATTAGGCTGTGATGTTGATTTTCCAATGAAGCAGACATGCTGCGGACAGCCGATGGCAAATAGCGGTTATCAGCATTTAACAGAAGGATGCGATGCTAATTTTATTGCTAATTTCACCGGTTTTGATTACATTGTCTGTCCTTCGGGAAGCTGTGTGATGCACGTAAAAGAACATCTGCACAGTGATACCAACAAAGAATTAGCTGCAAAAATCCGATCTACTGTTTACGAGTTAACCGAATTTATTACCGATGTTTTAAAAATTGAAAGTATAGAAGGTGATTTTCCATTTAAAGTAGGAATGCATCAAAGCTGTCATGGACAGAGAGGACTGAAACTTTCGCAGATGAGTGAATTAAATGCTCCGTCCTTTTCAAAACCCAGACAGTTATTAACCAAAATTAAAGGGATCGATTTGGTATCCTTATCCCGAAAAGATGAATGCTGCGGTTTTGGAGGTACTTTTTGTGTGACCGAAGAAGCCATTTCTGTTAAAATGGGGCAAGACCGAATCAAAGATCACGAAAAACATCAGGTTGATTATATTACCGGTGCAGACATGTCCTGTTTAATGCATTTAGAGGGGATTCTGCGAAGACAGCAAAGCCCGATAAAAACTATTCATATCGCAGAAATTTTAAATACTTTAAAAAGGTAA
- a CDS encoding glycoside hydrolase family 28 protein, with product MKKVISILLVVCAFCFFSFNAQKDTVTLIGVKVKAPFEMPEIFIPNFKNCKKLTITDFGAVQGDKNKNSEAIAQAIDKANKMGGGIVVIPKGEWITGKVHFKSNVNLHLEKGAVLLFSENPNDYLPAVKSTWEGYECLNYSPLIYAYQCKNVAITGEGELKAKMDVWTEWFKRPKAHMESLKRLYYLASYEKPMEERLMVNDTAHLRPQFIQFNRCQNILMDGVSITNSPFWTIHPFLSKDVVLRNLKVYAHGHNNDGVDPEMAQNVLIENCVFDQGDDAIAIKSGCGQNAWRLNTPSKNIVIRNCTVKNGHQLVAIGSELSGGIENVFIDKCNVVDGAKLNHLLYIKTNERRGGFVNNIYVSNVASGKIDLGILGIETDVLYQWRDLVPTIERRLTPIKNVYLENVNAANVKFTARILGQKELPVENIFLKNVKAETITDKKYITENVLNFSDKE from the coding sequence ATGAAAAAGGTAATCTCAATTTTATTAGTCGTTTGTGCCTTTTGTTTTTTTTCATTTAATGCTCAAAAAGATACAGTTACTTTAATTGGAGTAAAAGTAAAAGCTCCATTTGAAATGCCTGAAATTTTCATTCCAAATTTTAAGAATTGTAAAAAGTTAACCATTACTGATTTTGGTGCGGTACAAGGCGATAAAAATAAAAATTCAGAAGCTATAGCCCAAGCTATTGATAAGGCTAATAAAATGGGAGGCGGTATTGTAGTAATTCCAAAAGGAGAATGGATTACCGGTAAAGTTCACTTTAAAAGCAATGTTAATCTGCATTTAGAAAAAGGCGCTGTTCTTTTATTTTCAGAAAATCCTAATGATTATCTGCCTGCTGTCAAAAGTACTTGGGAAGGTTATGAATGTTTAAATTATTCTCCATTAATTTATGCCTATCAATGCAAAAATGTTGCTATCACTGGTGAAGGAGAATTGAAAGCGAAGATGGATGTCTGGACCGAATGGTTTAAACGCCCTAAAGCGCACATGGAAAGCCTTAAACGATTATATTATCTTGCTTCTTATGAAAAGCCGATGGAAGAGAGATTAATGGTGAATGACACTGCTCATCTTCGCCCTCAGTTTATTCAGTTTAACCGCTGCCAGAATATATTGATGGATGGCGTTTCAATCACCAATAGCCCGTTTTGGACCATTCATCCTTTTTTATCCAAAGATGTTGTGCTTAGAAACCTTAAAGTATATGCACACGGACATAATAATGATGGTGTCGATCCGGAGATGGCCCAAAATGTGTTAATCGAAAATTGCGTATTTGACCAGGGGGATGATGCCATTGCTATAAAATCAGGCTGCGGACAAAATGCCTGGCGATTAAATACACCTTCAAAAAATATTGTTATCCGAAATTGCACGGTCAAAAACGGCCACCAATTGGTCGCAATAGGAAGTGAATTGTCCGGAGGTATCGAAAATGTATTTATCGATAAATGCAATGTAGTTGACGGTGCAAAGCTAAATCATCTATTGTATATAAAAACCAACGAACGAAGAGGCGGTTTTGTAAACAATATTTATGTCAGCAATGTAGCTTCTGGTAAAATCGATCTGGGAATACTTGGGATTGAGACTGATGTATTGTACCAATGGAGGGATTTGGTGCCGACCATTGAAAGAAGACTCACACCAATAAAAAATGTATATCTCGAAAATGTGAATGCTGCGAATGTGAAATTTACTGCACGAATATTAGGTCAGAAAGAATTACCCGTAGAGAATATATTTCTAAAAAATGTAAAAGCAGAAACCATTACTGATAAAAAATACATTACCGAAAACGTATTGAATTTTTCTGATAAAGAATAA
- a CDS encoding lactate utilization protein B, whose translation MSSNKTIPHSEAAAIFNKNVERVNWHDETLWFVREKRDRSAHQIPEWELLRETASKIKFNVLSNIHDYLVEFETNAQKNGIIVHWAANAEEHNVIVHSILEKHNIKQMVKSKSMLTEECHLNDYLTERGIDVIDSDLGERIVQLRNEPPSHIVLPAIHLKKEDVSETFHEHLGTEKGNIDPQYLTESARHHLRDVFLTRKAALTGVNFAVAETGEFVVCTNEGNADMGAHLADVHIACMGFEKLIPQREHLGVFLRLLARSATGQPITTFSSHFKKPRDGKEIHIVIVDNGRSEQLGREDFRNSLKCIRCGACMNTCPVYRRSGGHSYHNAVAGPIGSILAPNLDMKKNADLPFASTLCGSCTNVCPVKIDIHDQLYKWRQVLVKEGYTPKAKTIAMKTMATVLANPTVFEIAGISGRFAMKNLPGLVNNKLNKWYDQREMPKVPEESFREWYKKNGKAAKGKNDEQ comes from the coding sequence ATGAGTTCAAATAAAACGATACCGCACAGTGAAGCCGCTGCCATTTTTAATAAAAATGTAGAGCGTGTCAATTGGCATGACGAAACGCTTTGGTTTGTTCGTGAAAAAAGAGATAGATCTGCACATCAGATTCCGGAATGGGAACTGCTTAGAGAAACAGCATCAAAAATAAAATTCAATGTGCTTTCAAATATCCATGATTATTTGGTGGAATTTGAAACCAATGCTCAAAAGAATGGAATTATTGTTCACTGGGCTGCCAATGCCGAGGAGCATAATGTTATTGTTCATTCGATATTAGAAAAGCATAACATTAAGCAAATGGTAAAATCTAAATCGATGCTTACCGAAGAATGCCATTTGAATGATTATCTGACAGAGCGAGGCATTGATGTTATAGATTCGGATTTAGGAGAGCGCATTGTTCAGCTTCGTAACGAACCGCCAAGCCATATCGTTCTGCCTGCTATTCATCTAAAAAAAGAAGATGTAAGTGAAACTTTCCATGAACATCTTGGAACAGAAAAAGGAAATATTGATCCGCAGTATTTAACCGAATCTGCCCGTCATCATTTAAGAGATGTTTTTTTGACGCGTAAAGCTGCCCTAACAGGAGTAAATTTTGCAGTTGCCGAAACTGGTGAATTCGTGGTTTGTACCAATGAAGGAAATGCAGATATGGGTGCGCACTTAGCTGACGTTCATATAGCCTGTATGGGATTTGAAAAATTAATTCCGCAGCGTGAGCATTTAGGGGTTTTCCTGCGATTATTGGCAAGAAGCGCCACTGGACAGCCTATAACAACGTTTTCCAGCCACTTCAAAAAACCAAGAGACGGCAAAGAGATTCATATCGTTATCGTTGATAATGGAAGAAGTGAGCAGTTAGGAAGAGAAGATTTTAGAAATTCATTGAAATGTATCCGCTGTGGTGCCTGCATGAATACCTGCCCAGTGTACAGACGAAGCGGAGGACATAGTTACCACAATGCAGTTGCAGGACCAATTGGTTCGATTTTGGCTCCTAATCTGGACATGAAAAAGAATGCTGATTTACCTTTTGCCAGTACTTTATGCGGTTCCTGCACAAATGTATGCCCTGTAAAAATTGATATTCATGATCAGTTATACAAATGGAGACAGGTTTTAGTAAAAGAGGGTTATACTCCAAAAGCCAAAACGATAGCTATGAAAACTATGGCAACAGTTTTAGCTAATCCTACGGTATTTGAAATTGCTGGTATATCCGGCCGTTTTGCAATGAAGAATCTGCCTGGTCTGGTAAATAATAAACTGAATAAATGGTACGACCAGAGGGAAATGCCTAAAGTTCCTGAAGAATCTTTTAGGGAATGGTACAAGAAAAACGGTAAAGCAGCTAAAGGGAAAAATGATGAGCAGTAA